In one Sphingomonas hankookensis genomic region, the following are encoded:
- a CDS encoding alpha/beta hydrolase, which produces MVAVADTRYSVLALSDGTPPPALNDVIERLRATLLPLGRENERNMLGARIDRFVSEADRQVILLAHGAGCRAAAWWARLSPSHYVQRVAGAILVDPMVADGDSRFASPATLLPFRSMTLDSTGRIETLAREWGSEVMPGDSAARGGGLLRLIDRLSGAVVAHDVRTAERLVGLG; this is translated from the coding sequence ATGGTTGCCGTTGCCGACACCCGATATTCGGTGCTTGCCCTGTCCGATGGCACGCCCCCGCCCGCGCTGAACGACGTGATCGAGCGGCTGCGCGCGACGTTGCTGCCGCTGGGGCGGGAGAATGAGCGCAACATGCTGGGCGCGCGGATCGACCGGTTCGTCAGCGAGGCGGACCGGCAGGTGATCCTGCTGGCGCATGGTGCCGGGTGCCGCGCGGCGGCGTGGTGGGCGCGGCTGTCGCCGTCGCATTATGTGCAGCGGGTGGCGGGCGCGATCCTGGTCGATCCGATGGTCGCGGATGGCGACAGCCGCTTCGCATCGCCCGCGACCCTGCTGCCGTTCCGGTCGATGACGCTCGACAGCACCGGGCGGATCGAGACGCTGGCACGCGAATGGGGCAGCGAGGTGATGCCCGGCGACAGCGCGGCGCGCGGTGGCGGGTTGCTGCGGCTGATCGACCGGTTGAGCGGTGCGGTGGTCGCGCATGATGTGCGGACGGCGGAGAGGCTGGTGGGGTTGGGGTAG
- a CDS encoding MFS transporter produces the protein MNLGFLGLQFSFGLQQGNMAPIYSYLGADESQLPLLQLAGPLTGLLVQPLIGALSDRTDSRWGRRTPYFVMGAVLCCFGLFFMPLSSSILMAVSLLWILDAGNNITMEPYRAYVSDRLNEDQHQIGFLTQSAFTGLAQMLAFLTPSLLVWAGMNQDWVDTHNIPYTARVAFMVGAVLSISTILWSILRVPELPLTPAEKTAIAAKPKSFGATLAEIGSAIRDMPLAMRKLALMSLFQWYAMMAYWNYVIYTIGRSVYGTADPTSSGFHSAVLTNGEMAAFYNGVAFLAAFAMVPIARRIGAAPLHALSLIAAGIGMVCLPHVTSKALLFLPAVGIGLGWASIMGNPYIILAGSIPPERTGVYMGIFNMMIVIPMLIFSATMWLFYQPLLGGDPRNVLTLCGVLMFCAAAAVWSVRERNADGLPVGAIR, from the coding sequence ATGAACCTCGGGTTCCTCGGCCTGCAGTTCAGCTTCGGGCTGCAACAGGGCAACATGGCGCCGATCTACAGCTATCTGGGCGCGGATGAGTCGCAGCTGCCCCTGCTGCAGTTGGCCGGGCCGCTGACCGGACTGCTGGTACAGCCGCTGATCGGTGCGCTGAGCGACCGTACCGATAGCCGCTGGGGCCGGCGGACGCCCTATTTCGTGATGGGCGCGGTGCTGTGCTGCTTCGGCCTGTTCTTCATGCCCTTGTCGAGTTCGATCCTGATGGCGGTGTCGCTGCTATGGATCCTCGATGCCGGCAACAACATCACGATGGAGCCGTATCGCGCCTATGTCAGCGACCGGCTGAACGAGGATCAGCACCAGATCGGCTTCCTCACGCAGAGCGCCTTTACCGGCCTGGCGCAGATGCTGGCCTTCCTCACGCCCTCGCTGCTGGTGTGGGCGGGGATGAACCAAGACTGGGTCGATACCCACAATATTCCTTACACGGCGCGGGTCGCGTTCATGGTCGGGGCGGTGCTGTCGATCTCGACGATCCTGTGGTCGATCCTGCGCGTGCCCGAACTGCCGCTGACCCCGGCGGAAAAGACCGCGATCGCCGCCAAGCCCAAGTCGTTCGGGGCGACGCTCGCCGAAATCGGCAGCGCGATCCGCGACATGCCGCTGGCCATGCGCAAGCTCGCGCTGATGAGCCTGTTCCAATGGTACGCGATGATGGCCTATTGGAATTACGTCATCTACACGATCGGCCGCTCGGTCTACGGCACCGCCGATCCGACCTCGTCCGGGTTCCATTCGGCGGTGCTGACCAATGGCGAGATGGCGGCCTTCTATAACGGCGTCGCGTTCCTGGCCGCCTTTGCCATGGTCCCGATCGCACGGCGGATCGGAGCCGCGCCGCTCCACGCACTCAGCCTGATCGCCGCCGGCATCGGCATGGTCTGCCTGCCGCATGTCACGTCCAAGGCGCTGCTGTTCCTGCCGGCGGTCGGCATCGGCCTCGGCTGGGCCAGCATCATGGGCAATCCGTACATCATCCTTGCCGGATCGATCCCGCCGGAGCGGACCGGCGTCTATATGGGCATTTTCAACATGATGATCGTCATCCCGATGCTGATCTTTTCGGCAACGATGTGGCTGTTCTACCAACCCCTGCTGGGCGGCGACCCGCGCAACGTGCTGACGCTGTGCGGCGTGCTGATGTTCTGCGCAGCGGCGGCGGTGTGGAGCGTGCGTGAGCGCAACGCCGATGGCCTGCCGGTCGGAGCGATCCGTTGA
- the putA gene encoding bifunctional proline dehydrogenase/L-glutamate gamma-semialdehyde dehydrogenase PutA, translating to MPAIDWDALDADKFIDESVLLPQLLAQVPLTQSDRAEIVAKAAKLVERTRAAAAKPGVVEGFLQQFSLGTQEGLALMCLAEALLRTPDAATRDRLIAEKVGTADWAAHLGQSSSLFVNASTIGLTLTGKLVGDEGPAGIGETIRRLAGRLGEPVIRRALAAAVGIMGDQFVLGSTIEAALKRAAKEGYLCSFDMLGEGARTPADAERYEHIYAAAIEAVGRARAPGSTPEEGHGVSVKLSALCPRYEAVRTDDVFADLYPRMKRLALIGARHNLNLAIDAEEADRLALSLKLVDRLARESELGDWTGLGVVVQAYGKRARGVIDGLERLSRDTGRRIMVRLVKGAYWDSEVKRAQIAGHPGYPVFTSKAATDLSYLVCAHKLIAAAPALYPQFATHNAHSLMAVRHMADRAGVRIEHQRLHGMGEGLYRQAAATIGDNALILRAYAPVGGHEELLPYLVRRLLENGANSSFVNALLDEEVPATTLVADPVAAVAATPRQHPRLPSPSGIYPGRGNPLGRDYSIASVRARAMSVRDTFATIHAGPIVGGQTLAGTGAVPMASPVDHGRTIGSVTAATPAEIDRAAALARAAQPRWNAMGGVSRGKILRAMADALDAQMDRFIAILSAEAGKTLNDAVAEVREAIDFCRYYALLAETRFAGPTVLPGPVGEVNQIELHGRGVFVCISPWNFPLAIFTGQVAAALAAGNAVLAKPAEQTPLVAAEAVRLFHSAGLDPDLLALLPGDGAEVGAALVAHPAIAGVAFTGGTDTAWAINRSLANRNGPILPFIAETGGLNGLFVDTSALREQVVDDVLLSAFGSAGQRCSALRLLYLPQDTADATIETLVGAAGCMVIGDPSDPATDIGPVIDAEARDALNAHVERLEREAKILFRADARGHDSRGTYFAPVIAEVPSPDFLEREVFGPVLHVYRYDPADLASVAGRLAARGYGLTLGIHSRIDRFAEEVAALVPAGNVYVNRSIIGAVVGVQPFGGEGLSGTGPKAGGPDALLRYAAERSTSINIMAKGGDPALLNL from the coding sequence ATGCCCGCGATCGATTGGGATGCCCTGGACGCCGACAAGTTCATCGACGAGAGCGTCCTGCTCCCGCAGTTGCTTGCCCAGGTGCCGCTGACCCAATCCGACCGCGCGGAGATCGTCGCCAAGGCCGCGAAGCTGGTCGAACGCACCCGCGCCGCCGCCGCCAAGCCCGGCGTGGTCGAGGGCTTTCTCCAGCAATTCTCGCTGGGCACGCAGGAGGGGCTGGCGCTGATGTGTCTGGCCGAGGCGCTGCTGCGCACCCCCGACGCCGCGACCCGCGACCGGCTGATCGCCGAAAAGGTCGGCACCGCCGACTGGGCAGCGCATCTGGGCCAGTCGTCCAGCCTGTTCGTCAACGCCTCGACCATCGGCCTGACGCTGACCGGCAAGCTGGTCGGCGACGAAGGGCCGGCCGGCATCGGCGAGACGATCCGCCGCCTTGCCGGGCGGCTGGGCGAACCGGTCATCCGCCGTGCGCTGGCCGCCGCGGTCGGTATCATGGGCGACCAGTTCGTGCTCGGTTCGACCATCGAGGCCGCGCTGAAGCGTGCCGCGAAGGAAGGCTATCTCTGCTCGTTCGACATGCTGGGGGAGGGTGCGCGCACCCCCGCCGATGCCGAACGCTATGAACATATCTACGCCGCCGCGATCGAGGCGGTCGGCCGCGCCCGCGCGCCCGGCAGCACGCCGGAGGAAGGGCATGGCGTCTCGGTCAAGCTCTCGGCGCTGTGCCCGCGCTACGAAGCGGTGCGGACCGACGACGTGTTCGCCGACCTCTATCCGCGCATGAAGCGCCTCGCGCTGATCGGCGCGCGCCACAATCTCAACCTCGCCATCGACGCGGAGGAGGCGGACCGCCTCGCCCTGTCGCTCAAGCTGGTCGACCGGCTGGCGCGCGAGAGCGAGCTGGGCGACTGGACCGGTCTCGGCGTCGTGGTGCAGGCCTATGGCAAGCGTGCGCGCGGGGTGATCGACGGGCTGGAACGGCTGTCGCGCGACACCGGGCGGCGGATCATGGTCCGGCTGGTCAAGGGCGCCTATTGGGACAGCGAGGTCAAGCGCGCGCAGATCGCCGGCCATCCGGGCTATCCGGTGTTCACGTCGAAGGCCGCGACCGACCTGTCCTATCTGGTGTGCGCGCATAAGTTGATCGCGGCGGCGCCGGCGCTCTACCCGCAGTTCGCGACCCATAACGCCCACAGCCTGATGGCGGTGCGCCACATGGCCGACCGCGCCGGCGTGCGGATCGAGCACCAGCGGCTGCACGGCATGGGCGAGGGGCTGTACCGACAGGCGGCGGCAACTATCGGCGATAACGCCTTGATCCTGCGTGCTTATGCGCCGGTCGGCGGGCATGAGGAACTGCTGCCCTATCTCGTCCGTCGCCTGCTCGAAAACGGCGCCAACAGCAGCTTCGTCAATGCCCTGCTGGACGAGGAAGTGCCGGCGACGACGCTGGTCGCCGATCCGGTCGCGGCGGTTGCGGCGACCCCGCGTCAACATCCGCGCCTCCCGTCCCCATCCGGCATCTATCCCGGCCGCGGCAACCCCCTTGGCCGCGACTATTCCATCGCCTCGGTCCGCGCCCGGGCAATGTCGGTTCGCGACACCTTCGCCACCATCCACGCCGGCCCGATCGTCGGTGGCCAGACCCTTGCCGGCACCGGCGCCGTGCCCATGGCCAGCCCGGTCGACCATGGCCGGACCATCGGCTCCGTCACCGCCGCCACCCCCGCCGAAATCGACCGCGCCGCCGCGCTCGCCCGTGCCGCCCAGCCCCGCTGGAACGCCATGGGCGGAGTTTCCCGGGGGAAAATCCTCCGCGCCATGGCCGACGCCCTCGATGCGCAGATGGACCGCTTCATCGCGATTCTCTCCGCCGAAGCCGGCAAGACGTTGAACGACGCGGTAGCCGAAGTGCGCGAGGCGATCGATTTCTGCCGCTATTATGCCCTGTTGGCCGAAACCCGCTTCGCCGGTCCGACCGTGCTGCCGGGGCCGGTCGGCGAAGTGAACCAGATCGAACTCCACGGCCGCGGCGTGTTCGTCTGCATCAGCCCATGGAATTTCCCGCTCGCGATCTTCACCGGACAGGTCGCCGCCGCGCTCGCCGCCGGCAACGCCGTCCTCGCCAAGCCCGCCGAACAGACGCCGCTGGTCGCCGCCGAAGCCGTCCGCCTGTTCCATTCGGCCGGGCTCGATCCCGATCTGCTGGCGCTGCTGCCGGGCGACGGGGCGGAGGTCGGCGCGGCGCTGGTCGCGCATCCGGCCATTGCCGGCGTCGCCTTCACCGGCGGCACCGACACCGCCTGGGCGATCAACCGCAGCCTCGCCAACCGCAACGGTCCGATCCTGCCGTTCATCGCCGAAACCGGCGGCTTGAACGGCCTGTTCGTCGATACCAGTGCGCTGCGCGAACAGGTGGTCGACGACGTGCTCCTCTCCGCCTTCGGCTCGGCGGGGCAGCGTTGCTCGGCGCTCCGCCTGCTGTACCTGCCCCAGGATACCGCCGACGCGACGATCGAGACGCTGGTTGGTGCGGCCGGCTGCATGGTGATCGGCGATCCGTCCGATCCGGCGACCGATATCGGCCCGGTGATCGACGCGGAGGCACGCGATGCCCTCAATGCCCATGTCGAACGCCTCGAGCGCGAGGCGAAGATCCTGTTCCGCGCCGACGCCCGCGGCCACGACTCGCGCGGCACGTACTTCGCGCCGGTCATCGCCGAAGTGCCCAGCCCCGACTTCCTCGAACGCGAGGTGTTCGGCCCGGTGCTGCACGTCTATCGCTACGACCCCGCCGACCTCGCATCGGTCGCGGGAAGGCTGGCGGCACGCGGCTATGGCCTGACGCTCGGCATCCACAGCCGCATCGACCGTTTTGCCGAGGAAGTCGCCGCGCTGGTTCCGGCGGGCAATGTCTATGTCAACCGCTCGATCATCGGCGCGGTCGTCGGCGTCCAGCCCTTCGGCGGCGAAGGGCTGTCGGGCACCGGTCCGAAGGCCGGCGGACCCGATGCGCTGCTGCGCTACGCCGCCGAACGCTCCACCTCGATCAACATCATGGCGAAGGGCGGCGACCCGGCGCTGCTTAACCTGTAG
- a CDS encoding glycoside hydrolase family 68 protein — MSAAPTAPTRWSAEQVARIAPDGPDRLPILSPADIVPIDPAYDFWDMWQIARADGSTVFVDGRSYWFFLGTPRFDDPEARHDAARIYLTSHGADGWRLHGAAFPDGFTPGSREWSGSAVLADDGATLTMYFTAAGRRDGPHSFEQRLFETVGRFTVEGDDARTEHWSTPVESVVADGACYRIADEVEAPATGIKGFRDPGFFHDPATGRDHLLFVGSAAWTDAQLDGVIGIASRERADAPWQLATPLVDAIGVNSELERPHIILRDGLYYLFWSTQAKRFARGLPAPTGLYAMVGDSMDGPWRPVNGSGLVAGNPAAEPTQAYCWWVTGEGQVAAFVDYAGLNGADAAADVALRRARFGGTAAPFFQLDFTGDRVTIAGSGAPTG, encoded by the coding sequence TTGAGCGCAGCCCCTACCGCACCGACGCGCTGGTCGGCCGAGCAGGTAGCGCGGATCGCGCCGGACGGCCCGGACCGGCTGCCGATTCTGAGCCCCGCCGACATCGTGCCGATCGATCCCGCATACGACTTCTGGGACATGTGGCAGATCGCCCGCGCAGACGGGTCGACGGTGTTCGTCGACGGGCGGAGCTACTGGTTCTTCCTTGGCACGCCGCGCTTCGACGATCCGGAGGCACGGCATGATGCGGCGCGCATCTACCTGACCAGCCATGGCGCGGATGGCTGGCGGCTGCATGGTGCGGCGTTCCCGGACGGCTTTACCCCCGGTAGCCGCGAATGGTCGGGGTCGGCGGTGCTGGCCGACGATGGTGCGACGCTGACGATGTATTTCACCGCCGCCGGCCGGCGGGACGGGCCGCACAGCTTCGAACAAAGGCTGTTCGAGACGGTCGGTCGTTTTACCGTCGAGGGCGACGACGCGCGGACGGAGCACTGGTCGACGCCGGTGGAGAGCGTCGTGGCAGACGGCGCATGCTACCGCATCGCGGACGAGGTCGAGGCGCCGGCAACCGGCATCAAGGGGTTTCGCGATCCCGGCTTCTTCCACGATCCGGCGACCGGTCGTGACCATCTGCTGTTCGTCGGATCGGCGGCATGGACCGATGCCCAGCTGGACGGGGTGATCGGCATCGCCAGCCGCGAGCGGGCCGATGCGCCATGGCAGCTGGCGACGCCGCTGGTCGACGCGATCGGCGTGAACAGCGAGCTGGAACGCCCGCACATCATCCTGCGCGACGGGCTCTATTACCTGTTCTGGTCGACCCAGGCGAAGCGCTTTGCCCGCGGCCTGCCCGCCCCCACCGGGTTGTACGCGATGGTCGGCGACAGCATGGACGGGCCATGGCGGCCGGTGAACGGCAGCGGCCTCGTCGCCGGCAACCCGGCGGCCGAGCCGACGCAGGCCTATTGCTGGTGGGTCACCGGCGAGGGACAGGTCGCCGCGTTCGTCGACTATGCCGGGCTGAACGGAGCGGATGCCGCCGCCGACGTGGCGCTGCGCCGCGCCCGGTTCGGTGGGACCGCCGCCCCGTTCTTCCAGCTCGATTTCACCGGCGACCGGGTGACGATCGCCGGTTCTGGCGCCCCTACAGGTTAA
- a CDS encoding DUF6976 family protein, with translation MTASNPFHADRSLYSVDEVAAMLAAGETLILAGEERLLAALPRGEWVGGTSPYFMTAEAGGAHAPDRIFVQRMPAFASVAWVGMLDRAALPDMAALGPDNGYTILLIPGQSEVHRDFALHGIEWPDMFRRPVVGWVTGVAGQAAATDRPKVFDGRSGRSADDRAVVLHVALPDHAFARADIVNLFAPDMDGPVLTFDTDTGFTVEHVSVDGVPTRLVDHIAANGIDTRLPLVADYNGTMVNVATAGIDEATGRVTFFAPVYGHVAYRFARPVEDYPRQFAEQLGSPGGEVVFSCNCILNYMYAGLEGERPGDMTGPVTFGEIAYVLLTQSMVYLVVEQD, from the coding sequence ATGACCGCGTCGAACCCGTTCCATGCCGACCGGTCGCTGTACAGCGTCGACGAGGTCGCCGCGATGCTGGCCGCCGGCGAAACCCTGATTTTGGCGGGGGAGGAGCGCCTGCTCGCCGCGCTGCCCCGGGGCGAATGGGTCGGCGGCACCAGCCCCTATTTCATGACCGCCGAAGCCGGCGGGGCGCATGCGCCCGACCGCATCTTCGTCCAGCGGATGCCCGCCTTCGCCTCGGTCGCATGGGTCGGGATGCTCGATCGCGCCGCCCTGCCGGACATGGCGGCGCTCGGTCCCGACAATGGCTATACCATCCTGCTGATCCCGGGGCAGAGCGAGGTCCATCGCGACTTCGCGCTCCACGGCATCGAATGGCCCGACATGTTCCGCCGCCCGGTGGTGGGCTGGGTCACCGGCGTCGCGGGGCAAGCCGCCGCGACCGACCGTCCGAAAGTGTTCGACGGGCGCAGCGGTCGTTCGGCCGACGATCGGGCGGTGGTGCTGCATGTCGCGCTGCCCGACCATGCCTTTGCCCGTGCCGATATCGTCAACCTGTTCGCGCCCGACATGGACGGGCCGGTGCTGACCTTCGACACCGATACCGGCTTTACCGTCGAACACGTGTCGGTCGATGGCGTGCCGACCCGGCTGGTCGATCATATCGCCGCGAACGGCATCGACACCCGGCTGCCGCTGGTCGCCGATTACAACGGCACGATGGTCAATGTCGCGACCGCGGGGATCGACGAGGCGACCGGGCGTGTAACCTTCTTCGCCCCGGTCTATGGCCATGTCGCCTATCGCTTCGCCCGCCCGGTCGAGGATTATCCGCGGCAATTCGCCGAACAACTGGGCAGCCCGGGTGGCGAGGTCGTGTTCAGCTGCAACTGCATCCTGAACTATATGTACGCGGGACTTGAGGGTGAGCGGCCGGGCGACATGACCGGTCCCGTCACCTTCGGCGAAATCGCCTATGTCCTGCTCACCCAGTCGATGGTCTATCTGGTAGTCGAACAGGATTGA
- a CDS encoding aminopeptidase P family protein, with protein sequence MTIHTERLAALRAHLATLDLTGFVVPLTDEYMSEYVGDYAQRLAWLTGFKGSAGSAVVLADTAAMFTDGRYTLQVREQVDAADWQFVQVPATSMADWLRTNAREGDRIGFDPWLATVDWVAATERALADVGAALMPVDANPIDALWTDRPAPSPAPMTAQDDSLTGRTSADKRAAVGEWLAERRADAVVLTALDSIAWTFNVRGSDVARTPVALSYAIVHADGTAELFAAPGKVGEDVARHLGNAVTVRPMTDFAATLGRFAGKRVAADPDRAVAAIHEALRRGGATVVAERDPTVLAKAIKNPVEIAGHRSAQARDGAAMARFLKWFEETAPSGTLSELSASDRLEAIRGETGLLRDLSFDTISATGAHAASPHYKATVESNAPILPGQLYLIDSGGQYADGTTDITRVMPVGEVSDEMRDRFTRVLKGHIAIDTAIFPDGTLGGHIDGFARRPLWEAGLDYAHGTGHGIGAFLSVHEGPQRIGAPNYPGGGPLEPLRAGMMLSNEPGYYKAGKYGIRIENLLLVVECDIPGGDLPMLAFETLTFVPIERSLIVPALLTHAERAWVDAYHARVEALLTPLLDNETAAWLSAKCAPLS encoded by the coding sequence ATGACCATCCACACCGAACGCCTCGCGGCTCTGCGCGCCCATCTCGCCACGCTCGACCTGACCGGCTTCGTCGTACCGCTGACCGACGAGTATATGAGCGAATATGTCGGCGACTATGCGCAGCGCCTCGCGTGGCTGACGGGGTTCAAGGGGTCGGCCGGCAGCGCCGTCGTGCTCGCCGACACCGCCGCGATGTTCACCGATGGCCGCTATACCTTGCAGGTCCGCGAGCAGGTCGACGCCGCCGACTGGCAGTTCGTGCAGGTTCCCGCGACGTCGATGGCCGATTGGCTGCGGACCAACGCGCGCGAAGGCGACCGGATTGGCTTCGATCCATGGCTGGCGACGGTCGACTGGGTTGCGGCCACCGAACGCGCGCTGGCCGATGTCGGCGCGGCGCTGATGCCGGTCGACGCGAACCCGATCGACGCGCTGTGGACCGACCGTCCCGCCCCCTCGCCCGCGCCGATGACGGCGCAGGACGATAGCCTGACCGGCCGCACCTCCGCCGACAAGCGCGCCGCGGTCGGCGAATGGCTGGCCGAGCGCCGCGCCGATGCCGTCGTGCTGACCGCACTCGACTCGATCGCATGGACCTTCAACGTGCGCGGCAGCGATGTTGCGCGTACCCCGGTCGCGCTTAGCTATGCGATCGTCCATGCCGATGGCACCGCCGAACTGTTCGCTGCACCCGGCAAGGTCGGCGAAGACGTCGCCCGCCACTTGGGCAACGCCGTCACCGTCCGCCCGATGACCGACTTCGCTGCAACGCTAGGGCGTTTCGCTGGCAAGCGCGTCGCCGCCGATCCCGACCGCGCCGTCGCCGCGATCCACGAAGCGCTACGCCGCGGCGGCGCGACGGTGGTCGCCGAGCGCGACCCGACCGTGCTGGCCAAGGCAATCAAGAACCCGGTCGAGATCGCCGGCCATCGCAGCGCCCAGGCACGCGACGGCGCGGCGATGGCCCGCTTCCTGAAATGGTTCGAGGAAACCGCCCCCTCCGGCACGCTGAGCGAACTGTCGGCATCCGACCGCCTCGAAGCGATCCGCGGCGAAACCGGGCTGCTTCGCGACCTGTCGTTCGACACGATCAGCGCGACCGGCGCCCACGCCGCCAGCCCGCATTACAAGGCGACGGTCGAGAGCAACGCGCCGATCCTGCCCGGCCAGCTCTACCTGATCGACTCCGGTGGCCAATATGCCGACGGCACGACCGACATCACCCGCGTCATGCCGGTCGGCGAGGTGTCCGACGAAATGCGCGACCGCTTCACCCGCGTGCTGAAGGGCCATATCGCGATCGACACCGCCATCTTCCCGGACGGCACCCTCGGCGGGCATATCGACGGCTTCGCACGGCGGCCGTTGTGGGAGGCCGGGCTGGATTATGCCCATGGCACCGGCCACGGCATCGGCGCCTTCCTGTCGGTACATGAAGGTCCGCAGCGGATCGGCGCCCCCAATTATCCGGGTGGCGGACCATTGGAGCCGCTGCGCGCCGGCATGATGCTGTCCAACGAACCCGGCTATTACAAGGCGGGTAAATACGGCATTCGGATCGAGAACCTGCTGCTGGTGGTCGAGTGCGACATTCCCGGCGGCGACCTGCCCATGCTGGCGTTCGAAACGCTGACCTTCGTACCGATCGAACGGTCTCTGATCGTCCCGGCCCTGCTGACCCATGCCGAACGGGCCTGGGTCGACGCCTATCACGCGCGGGTCGAGGCGTTGCTGACGCCGCTGCTCGATAACGAAACCGCGGCATGGCTATCGGCAAAATGCGCTCCGCTTAGCTGA
- a CDS encoding Lrp/AsnC ligand binding domain-containing protein: MDQTDRKLLRVLQGDGRITNQALATQCGLSPAACFERVRRLRESGVIRGYAALLDPGKLDRSLLVFIEVLLDRTTDDVFTAFANHVRDLPEVLECHMVAGGFDYLLKVRMADMDAYRAFLGRTLTTVPGVRETRTYAVLEEVKATTALPL, from the coding sequence ATGGACCAGACGGACCGGAAGTTGCTGCGGGTGTTGCAGGGCGATGGGCGGATCACCAATCAGGCGCTGGCGACGCAGTGCGGCCTGTCGCCCGCCGCCTGTTTCGAACGGGTGCGGCGGTTGCGCGAGAGTGGCGTTATCCGGGGGTACGCCGCGCTGCTCGATCCGGGAAAGCTCGACCGGTCGCTGCTGGTATTCATCGAGGTACTATTGGACCGCACCACCGACGACGTCTTCACCGCCTTTGCCAACCATGTCCGCGACCTGCCGGAAGTGTTGGAATGTCATATGGTTGCGGGCGGTTTCGACTATCTTTTAAAGGTTCGCATGGCCGATATGGATGCGTATCGGGCGTTCCTGGGCCGGACGCTGACGACCGTGCCCGGGGTACGCGAGACGCGGACCTATGCCGTGCTGGAGGAAGTGAAGGCGACGACCGCGCTGCCGCTCTAA
- a CDS encoding Lrp/AsnC family transcriptional regulator, with the protein MNLDAIDRKLLNLLRLDARRPNNALAAEVGLSPSACLRRVRLLEDAGVIRGYTVVTRADPADHGATVIVQVTLERQTEEYLSRFEAAVRRHAEIQECWLMTGQSDYWLRVAVESAAAYEALHTDILSRLPGVTRINSSFAMRNALMPRRRG; encoded by the coding sequence ATGAACCTCGACGCCATCGACCGCAAATTGCTGAACCTGCTGCGGCTCGACGCCCGCCGCCCCAACAACGCGCTGGCGGCGGAGGTCGGGCTATCACCCTCCGCCTGTCTCCGCCGGGTGCGGTTGCTGGAGGATGCCGGCGTCATCCGCGGCTATACCGTCGTCACCCGCGCCGACCCGGCCGACCATGGCGCGACGGTGATCGTGCAGGTGACGCTGGAGCGCCAGACCGAGGAATATCTTTCCCGCTTCGAAGCGGCGGTGCGCCGCCATGCGGAGATTCAGGAATGCTGGCTGATGACCGGCCAGTCCGATTACTGGCTGCGCGTCGCGGTCGAATCGGCAGCGGCGTACGAGGCGCTGCACACCGACATATTGTCGCGCCTGCCCGGCGTGACGCGGATCAATTCGAGCTTCGCGATGCGCAATGCGTTGATGCCCAGGCGCCGGGGGTGA